The proteins below come from a single Perca flavescens isolate YP-PL-M2 chromosome 8, PFLA_1.0, whole genome shotgun sequence genomic window:
- the bmal2 gene encoding aryl hydrocarbon receptor nuclear translocator-like protein 2 isoform X3 yields the protein MSDRNAAAGGGDRARGEPAEDVLVEENQSGSVSLPSLMTPSSAACMSLSMEMPRKRKGSLDNQDTKSSSIPDADMEDIQNRSDGEDQNVKLKCFREPHSQIEKRRRDKMNNLIDELSAMIPTCNPMSRKLDKLTVLRMAVQHLKSLKGSASSFSEANYKPSFLPNEELKHLVLKAADGFLFVVGCDRGKIVFVSESVTKILNYSLAELIGQSLFDYIHPKDMGKVKEQLSASELYPRERLIDAKTGLQVQADLPVGAARLCSGARRSFFCRMKYNKISIKVEEKEFQASTSKKKESQKYCTVHCTGYMRSWPTSHLEVDGDGEPDQQDSSYYSCLVAVGRIHSHSSPQVNGEVRVKPIEFITRFAMDGKFTFVDQRATTILGYLPQELLGTSCYEYFHQDDLPHLADKHRKVLRSKDKIETDCYKFKTKFGSFVTLQSQWFSFVNPWTKEVEYIVSTNTVISYDPGRTSRSEVKSELSSNSKTSEDGNKSLQVILGISTTPGAMIYAGSIGTQIANELLDFNRMNSSSSSGSISPFSLPQDKCPQTHNQISNSMPNGEATDMEIPGKSSSEDEPQGAAFLGGESLMVENSQLDLDSVVGPGLSSLSNDEAAMAVIMSLLETDTNLGEAVDFEEMHWSS from the exons ATGTCGGACAGGAATGCAGCGGCTGGCGGCGGTGACAGAGCGAGAGGCGAACCGGCAG AAGATGTGCTGGTTGAGGAGAACCAAAGTGGTTCTGTGTCTTTGCCCAGCCTGATGACCCCCTCCTCAGCTGCTTGCATGTCCTTGAGCATGGAGATGCCCCGGAAGCGCAAGGGCAGCTTGGACAACCA GGATACAAAATCTTCTTCCATCCCTGACGCAGATATGGAAGACATCCAAAACAG GTCAGATGGAGAGgaccaaaatgtcaaattgaaaTGCTTCCG GGAACCGCACAGCCAAATTGAGAAGAGAAGACGGGACAAAATGAACAATCTCATTGACGAATTATCAGCCATGATCCCTACCTGTAACCCCATGTCCCGTAAGCTGGACAAACTCACTGTGCTCAGAATGGCCGTGCAGCACCTCAAATCTCTCAAAG GTTCAGCAAGTTCTTTTTCTGAAGCCAACTACAAACCGTCATTCCTTCCCAACGAGGAGCTCAAACACCTTGTCCTCAAG GCTGCAGATGGGTTCCTGTTTGTAGTGGGCTGTGATCGTGGGAAAATAGTTTTTGTCTCAGAGTCCGTCACGAAGATATTAAATTATAGTCTG GCAGAGCTGATTGGACAGAGCCTGTTTGATTACATACACCCAAAGGACATGGGAAAAGTGAAGGAGCAGCTGTCCGCTTCTGAATTATACCCTCGTGAACGGCTAATAGATGCTAAAA CCGGTCTGCAGGTCCAGGCTGACCTCCCAGTCGGTGCAGCGCGGCTATGTTCGGGCGCACGCCGCTCATTCTTTTGCCGAATGAAGTACAACAAAATTTCTATCAAGGTGGAGGAGAAGGAATTCCAAGCCAGCACCTCCAAAAAGAAAG AGTCGCAGAAGTACTGCACGGTCCACTGTACAGGCTACATGCGCAGCTGGCCTACCAGTCATTTGGAAGTGGATGGTGACGGGGAGCCAGACCAGCAGGATAGCTCCTACTACAGCTGCCTGGTGGCGGTGGGACGCATCCACTCCCACTCATCTCCCCAGGTTAATGGAGAGGTCCGAGTTAAACCCATAGAGTTCATCACACGCTTTGCCATGGATGGAAAATTCACCTTTGTCGATCAAAG AGCGACAACTATTCTTGGTTATCTTCCCCAAGAATTGCTTGGGACATCATGCTATGAGTACTTCCATCAAGACGACTTACCGCATTTAGCTGACAAACATCGAAAAG tgctgcggagtaAAGACAAAATAGAGACAGACTGCTATAAGTTCAAAACAAAATTTGGCTCCTTCGTCACTCTGCAAAGTCAGTGGTTTAGTTTTGTCAATCCCTGGACCAAAGAAGTAGAATACATAGTGTCAACTAACACAGTTATATC GTATGATCCCGGTCGAACCAGTCGGTCGGAAGTCAAGTCTGAACTGTCGAGCAATTCCAAGACTTCTGAAG ATGGCAACAAGTCCCTTCAAGTTATACTAGGCATCTCCACCACGCCTGGAGCTATGATTTACGCTGGAAGCATAGGGACCCAGATCGCCAATGAACTGCTGGATTTCAACAG GATGAACTCATCATCTTCCAGTGGCAGCATCAGCCCGTTCAGTCTACCACAGGATAAATGTCCACAAACTCACAATCAAATCAGCAACAGT ATGCCAAATGGAGAGGCTACAGACATGGAGATTCCAGGAAAGTCCAGCTCGGAGGATGAGCCCCAAGGAGCTGCATTCTTAGGAGGAGAATCCCTCATGG TGGAGAATTCCCAGCTGGACTTGGACAGCGTGGTTGGACCAGGCCTTAGCAGTCTTAGCAATGATGAAGCAGCCATGGCAGTGATCATGAGCCTCCTGGAGACGGACACAAACTTGGGCGAGGCTGTGGACTTTGAAGAGATGCACTGGTCTTCATAG
- the si:ch211-245j22.3 gene encoding guanylyl cyclase inhibitory protein, translating to MVLVYHNNLHCPCHLIKQMCYLSLCDRTFINECPSGLITLHEFQRHFCNGTVGSESAEYAEQIFRTLDNNGDGVVDFREYVMAISMLIEGSAVEKLRWSFKLYDKDGDGAITREEMLEITQAVYKMKVAAALTKSNPLTAEECTNRIFMRLDKDNNAIISLEEFTEGALNDDWIREMLECDPSTVKVERPLRRDTALGTHG from the exons ATGGTTTTAGTGTATCACAACAACTTGCATTGTCCTTGCcatttaattaaacaaatgtgttatttgtctttatgtgatagaacatttattaatgaatgtccAAGTGGGCTGATCACTCTGCATGAGTTTCAAAGACATTTCTGCAATGGAACAGTGGGCAGTGAGTCTGCGGAGTATGCAGAACAGATATTCCGCACATTGGACAATAATGGG GATGGGGTGGTTGATTTCAGGGAGTATGTCATGGCCATCAGCATGCTTATTGAAGGTTCTGCTGTGGAGAAGCTGCGGTGGTCATTTAAGCTCTATGACAAAGATGGAGATGGAGCGATTACAAGGGAGGAAATGCTGGAGATTACGCAG GCTGTGTATAAGATGAAGGTAGCTGCTGCTTTAACCAAATCCAACCCACTTACAGCTGAAGAATGTACCAACAGGATATTTATGCGATTAGATAAAGACAATAACG CCATCATCAGCCTGGAGGAGTTCACAGAGGGAGCGCTGAATGATGATTGGATCAGGGAAATGCTGGAATGTGATCCTAGCACTGTGAAGGTGGAGAGGCCCCTGAGGAGGGACACCGCTTTGGGGACCCATGGTTGA
- the bmal2 gene encoding aryl hydrocarbon receptor nuclear translocator-like protein 2 isoform X4 has protein sequence MSHRLIVTIPKLEDVLVEENQSGSVSLPSLMTPSSAACMSLSMEMPRKRKGSLDNQDTKSSSIPDADMEDIQNRSDGEDQNVKLKCFREPHSQIEKRRRDKMNNLIDELSAMIPTCNPMSRKLDKLTVLRMAVQHLKSLKGSASSFSEANYKPSFLPNEELKHLVLKAADGFLFVVGCDRGKIVFVSESVTKILNYSLAELIGQSLFDYIHPKDMGKVKEQLSASELYPRERLIDAKTGLQVQADLPVGAARLCSGARRSFFCRMKYNKISIKVEEKEFQASTSKKKESQKYCTVHCTGYMRSWPTSHLEVDGDGEPDQQDSSYYSCLVAVGRIHSHSSPQVNGEVRVKPIEFITRFAMDGKFTFVDQRATTILGYLPQELLGTSCYEYFHQDDLPHLADKHRKVLRSKDKIETDCYKFKTKFGSFVTLQSQWFSFVNPWTKEVEYIVSTNTVISYDPGRTSRSEVKSELSSNSKTSEEDGNKSLQVILGISTTPGAMIYAGSIGTQIANELLDFNRMNSSSSSGSISPFSLPQDKCPQTHNQISNSMPNGEATDMEIPGKSSSEDEPQGAAFLGGESLMVENSQLDLDSVVGPGLSSLSNDEAAMAVIMSLLETDTNLGEAVDFEEMHWSS, from the exons ATGTCTCACCGTTTGATCGTAACTATCCCAAAACTAG AAGATGTGCTGGTTGAGGAGAACCAAAGTGGTTCTGTGTCTTTGCCCAGCCTGATGACCCCCTCCTCAGCTGCTTGCATGTCCTTGAGCATGGAGATGCCCCGGAAGCGCAAGGGCAGCTTGGACAACCA GGATACAAAATCTTCTTCCATCCCTGACGCAGATATGGAAGACATCCAAAACAG GTCAGATGGAGAGgaccaaaatgtcaaattgaaaTGCTTCCG GGAACCGCACAGCCAAATTGAGAAGAGAAGACGGGACAAAATGAACAATCTCATTGACGAATTATCAGCCATGATCCCTACCTGTAACCCCATGTCCCGTAAGCTGGACAAACTCACTGTGCTCAGAATGGCCGTGCAGCACCTCAAATCTCTCAAAG GTTCAGCAAGTTCTTTTTCTGAAGCCAACTACAAACCGTCATTCCTTCCCAACGAGGAGCTCAAACACCTTGTCCTCAAG GCTGCAGATGGGTTCCTGTTTGTAGTGGGCTGTGATCGTGGGAAAATAGTTTTTGTCTCAGAGTCCGTCACGAAGATATTAAATTATAGTCTG GCAGAGCTGATTGGACAGAGCCTGTTTGATTACATACACCCAAAGGACATGGGAAAAGTGAAGGAGCAGCTGTCCGCTTCTGAATTATACCCTCGTGAACGGCTAATAGATGCTAAAA CCGGTCTGCAGGTCCAGGCTGACCTCCCAGTCGGTGCAGCGCGGCTATGTTCGGGCGCACGCCGCTCATTCTTTTGCCGAATGAAGTACAACAAAATTTCTATCAAGGTGGAGGAGAAGGAATTCCAAGCCAGCACCTCCAAAAAGAAAG AGTCGCAGAAGTACTGCACGGTCCACTGTACAGGCTACATGCGCAGCTGGCCTACCAGTCATTTGGAAGTGGATGGTGACGGGGAGCCAGACCAGCAGGATAGCTCCTACTACAGCTGCCTGGTGGCGGTGGGACGCATCCACTCCCACTCATCTCCCCAGGTTAATGGAGAGGTCCGAGTTAAACCCATAGAGTTCATCACACGCTTTGCCATGGATGGAAAATTCACCTTTGTCGATCAAAG AGCGACAACTATTCTTGGTTATCTTCCCCAAGAATTGCTTGGGACATCATGCTATGAGTACTTCCATCAAGACGACTTACCGCATTTAGCTGACAAACATCGAAAAG tgctgcggagtaAAGACAAAATAGAGACAGACTGCTATAAGTTCAAAACAAAATTTGGCTCCTTCGTCACTCTGCAAAGTCAGTGGTTTAGTTTTGTCAATCCCTGGACCAAAGAAGTAGAATACATAGTGTCAACTAACACAGTTATATC GTATGATCCCGGTCGAACCAGTCGGTCGGAAGTCAAGTCTGAACTGTCGAGCAATTCCAAGACTTCTGAAG AAGATGGCAACAAGTCCCTTCAAGTTATACTAGGCATCTCCACCACGCCTGGAGCTATGATTTACGCTGGAAGCATAGGGACCCAGATCGCCAATGAACTGCTGGATTTCAACAG GATGAACTCATCATCTTCCAGTGGCAGCATCAGCCCGTTCAGTCTACCACAGGATAAATGTCCACAAACTCACAATCAAATCAGCAACAGT ATGCCAAATGGAGAGGCTACAGACATGGAGATTCCAGGAAAGTCCAGCTCGGAGGATGAGCCCCAAGGAGCTGCATTCTTAGGAGGAGAATCCCTCATGG TGGAGAATTCCCAGCTGGACTTGGACAGCGTGGTTGGACCAGGCCTTAGCAGTCTTAGCAATGATGAAGCAGCCATGGCAGTGATCATGAGCCTCCTGGAGACGGACACAAACTTGGGCGAGGCTGTGGACTTTGAAGAGATGCACTGGTCTTCATAG
- the bmal2 gene encoding aryl hydrocarbon receptor nuclear translocator-like protein 2 isoform X1: MSDRNAAAGGGDRARGEPAEDVLVEENQSGSVSLPSLMTPSSAACMSLSMEMPRKRKGSLDNQDTKSSSIPDADMEDIQNRSDGEDQNVKLKCFREPHSQIEKRRRDKMNNLIDELSAMIPTCNPMSRKLDKLTVLRMAVQHLKSLKGSASSFSEANYKPSFLPNEELKHLVLKAADGFLFVVGCDRGKIVFVSESVTKILNYSLAELIGQSLFDYIHPKDMGKVKEQLSASELYPRERLIDAKTGLQVQADLPVGAARLCSGARRSFFCRMKYNKISIKVEEKEFQASTSKKKESQKYCTVHCTGYMRSWPTSHLEVDGDGEPDQQDSSYYSCLVAVGRIHSHSSPQVNGEVRVKPIEFITRFAMDGKFTFVDQRATTILGYLPQELLGTSCYEYFHQDDLPHLADKHRKVLRSKDKIETDCYKFKTKFGSFVTLQSQWFSFVNPWTKEVEYIVSTNTVISYDPGRTSRSEVKSELSSNSKTSEEDGNKSLQVILGISTTPGAMIYAGSIGTQIANELLDFNRMNSSSSSGSISPFSLPQDKCPQTHNQISNSMPNGEATDMEIPGKSSSEDEPQGAAFLGGESLMVENSQLDLDSVVGPGLSSLSNDEAAMAVIMSLLETDTNLGEAVDFEEMHWSS, from the exons ATGTCGGACAGGAATGCAGCGGCTGGCGGCGGTGACAGAGCGAGAGGCGAACCGGCAG AAGATGTGCTGGTTGAGGAGAACCAAAGTGGTTCTGTGTCTTTGCCCAGCCTGATGACCCCCTCCTCAGCTGCTTGCATGTCCTTGAGCATGGAGATGCCCCGGAAGCGCAAGGGCAGCTTGGACAACCA GGATACAAAATCTTCTTCCATCCCTGACGCAGATATGGAAGACATCCAAAACAG GTCAGATGGAGAGgaccaaaatgtcaaattgaaaTGCTTCCG GGAACCGCACAGCCAAATTGAGAAGAGAAGACGGGACAAAATGAACAATCTCATTGACGAATTATCAGCCATGATCCCTACCTGTAACCCCATGTCCCGTAAGCTGGACAAACTCACTGTGCTCAGAATGGCCGTGCAGCACCTCAAATCTCTCAAAG GTTCAGCAAGTTCTTTTTCTGAAGCCAACTACAAACCGTCATTCCTTCCCAACGAGGAGCTCAAACACCTTGTCCTCAAG GCTGCAGATGGGTTCCTGTTTGTAGTGGGCTGTGATCGTGGGAAAATAGTTTTTGTCTCAGAGTCCGTCACGAAGATATTAAATTATAGTCTG GCAGAGCTGATTGGACAGAGCCTGTTTGATTACATACACCCAAAGGACATGGGAAAAGTGAAGGAGCAGCTGTCCGCTTCTGAATTATACCCTCGTGAACGGCTAATAGATGCTAAAA CCGGTCTGCAGGTCCAGGCTGACCTCCCAGTCGGTGCAGCGCGGCTATGTTCGGGCGCACGCCGCTCATTCTTTTGCCGAATGAAGTACAACAAAATTTCTATCAAGGTGGAGGAGAAGGAATTCCAAGCCAGCACCTCCAAAAAGAAAG AGTCGCAGAAGTACTGCACGGTCCACTGTACAGGCTACATGCGCAGCTGGCCTACCAGTCATTTGGAAGTGGATGGTGACGGGGAGCCAGACCAGCAGGATAGCTCCTACTACAGCTGCCTGGTGGCGGTGGGACGCATCCACTCCCACTCATCTCCCCAGGTTAATGGAGAGGTCCGAGTTAAACCCATAGAGTTCATCACACGCTTTGCCATGGATGGAAAATTCACCTTTGTCGATCAAAG AGCGACAACTATTCTTGGTTATCTTCCCCAAGAATTGCTTGGGACATCATGCTATGAGTACTTCCATCAAGACGACTTACCGCATTTAGCTGACAAACATCGAAAAG tgctgcggagtaAAGACAAAATAGAGACAGACTGCTATAAGTTCAAAACAAAATTTGGCTCCTTCGTCACTCTGCAAAGTCAGTGGTTTAGTTTTGTCAATCCCTGGACCAAAGAAGTAGAATACATAGTGTCAACTAACACAGTTATATC GTATGATCCCGGTCGAACCAGTCGGTCGGAAGTCAAGTCTGAACTGTCGAGCAATTCCAAGACTTCTGAAG AAGATGGCAACAAGTCCCTTCAAGTTATACTAGGCATCTCCACCACGCCTGGAGCTATGATTTACGCTGGAAGCATAGGGACCCAGATCGCCAATGAACTGCTGGATTTCAACAG GATGAACTCATCATCTTCCAGTGGCAGCATCAGCCCGTTCAGTCTACCACAGGATAAATGTCCACAAACTCACAATCAAATCAGCAACAGT ATGCCAAATGGAGAGGCTACAGACATGGAGATTCCAGGAAAGTCCAGCTCGGAGGATGAGCCCCAAGGAGCTGCATTCTTAGGAGGAGAATCCCTCATGG TGGAGAATTCCCAGCTGGACTTGGACAGCGTGGTTGGACCAGGCCTTAGCAGTCTTAGCAATGATGAAGCAGCCATGGCAGTGATCATGAGCCTCCTGGAGACGGACACAAACTTGGGCGAGGCTGTGGACTTTGAAGAGATGCACTGGTCTTCATAG
- the bmal2 gene encoding aryl hydrocarbon receptor nuclear translocator-like protein 2 isoform X2 gives MSDRNAAAGGGDRARGEPADVLVEENQSGSVSLPSLMTPSSAACMSLSMEMPRKRKGSLDNQDTKSSSIPDADMEDIQNRSDGEDQNVKLKCFREPHSQIEKRRRDKMNNLIDELSAMIPTCNPMSRKLDKLTVLRMAVQHLKSLKGSASSFSEANYKPSFLPNEELKHLVLKAADGFLFVVGCDRGKIVFVSESVTKILNYSLAELIGQSLFDYIHPKDMGKVKEQLSASELYPRERLIDAKTGLQVQADLPVGAARLCSGARRSFFCRMKYNKISIKVEEKEFQASTSKKKESQKYCTVHCTGYMRSWPTSHLEVDGDGEPDQQDSSYYSCLVAVGRIHSHSSPQVNGEVRVKPIEFITRFAMDGKFTFVDQRATTILGYLPQELLGTSCYEYFHQDDLPHLADKHRKVLRSKDKIETDCYKFKTKFGSFVTLQSQWFSFVNPWTKEVEYIVSTNTVISYDPGRTSRSEVKSELSSNSKTSEEDGNKSLQVILGISTTPGAMIYAGSIGTQIANELLDFNRMNSSSSSGSISPFSLPQDKCPQTHNQISNSMPNGEATDMEIPGKSSSEDEPQGAAFLGGESLMVENSQLDLDSVVGPGLSSLSNDEAAMAVIMSLLETDTNLGEAVDFEEMHWSS, from the exons ATGTCGGACAGGAATGCAGCGGCTGGCGGCGGTGACAGAGCGAGAGGCGAACCGGCAG ATGTGCTGGTTGAGGAGAACCAAAGTGGTTCTGTGTCTTTGCCCAGCCTGATGACCCCCTCCTCAGCTGCTTGCATGTCCTTGAGCATGGAGATGCCCCGGAAGCGCAAGGGCAGCTTGGACAACCA GGATACAAAATCTTCTTCCATCCCTGACGCAGATATGGAAGACATCCAAAACAG GTCAGATGGAGAGgaccaaaatgtcaaattgaaaTGCTTCCG GGAACCGCACAGCCAAATTGAGAAGAGAAGACGGGACAAAATGAACAATCTCATTGACGAATTATCAGCCATGATCCCTACCTGTAACCCCATGTCCCGTAAGCTGGACAAACTCACTGTGCTCAGAATGGCCGTGCAGCACCTCAAATCTCTCAAAG GTTCAGCAAGTTCTTTTTCTGAAGCCAACTACAAACCGTCATTCCTTCCCAACGAGGAGCTCAAACACCTTGTCCTCAAG GCTGCAGATGGGTTCCTGTTTGTAGTGGGCTGTGATCGTGGGAAAATAGTTTTTGTCTCAGAGTCCGTCACGAAGATATTAAATTATAGTCTG GCAGAGCTGATTGGACAGAGCCTGTTTGATTACATACACCCAAAGGACATGGGAAAAGTGAAGGAGCAGCTGTCCGCTTCTGAATTATACCCTCGTGAACGGCTAATAGATGCTAAAA CCGGTCTGCAGGTCCAGGCTGACCTCCCAGTCGGTGCAGCGCGGCTATGTTCGGGCGCACGCCGCTCATTCTTTTGCCGAATGAAGTACAACAAAATTTCTATCAAGGTGGAGGAGAAGGAATTCCAAGCCAGCACCTCCAAAAAGAAAG AGTCGCAGAAGTACTGCACGGTCCACTGTACAGGCTACATGCGCAGCTGGCCTACCAGTCATTTGGAAGTGGATGGTGACGGGGAGCCAGACCAGCAGGATAGCTCCTACTACAGCTGCCTGGTGGCGGTGGGACGCATCCACTCCCACTCATCTCCCCAGGTTAATGGAGAGGTCCGAGTTAAACCCATAGAGTTCATCACACGCTTTGCCATGGATGGAAAATTCACCTTTGTCGATCAAAG AGCGACAACTATTCTTGGTTATCTTCCCCAAGAATTGCTTGGGACATCATGCTATGAGTACTTCCATCAAGACGACTTACCGCATTTAGCTGACAAACATCGAAAAG tgctgcggagtaAAGACAAAATAGAGACAGACTGCTATAAGTTCAAAACAAAATTTGGCTCCTTCGTCACTCTGCAAAGTCAGTGGTTTAGTTTTGTCAATCCCTGGACCAAAGAAGTAGAATACATAGTGTCAACTAACACAGTTATATC GTATGATCCCGGTCGAACCAGTCGGTCGGAAGTCAAGTCTGAACTGTCGAGCAATTCCAAGACTTCTGAAG AAGATGGCAACAAGTCCCTTCAAGTTATACTAGGCATCTCCACCACGCCTGGAGCTATGATTTACGCTGGAAGCATAGGGACCCAGATCGCCAATGAACTGCTGGATTTCAACAG GATGAACTCATCATCTTCCAGTGGCAGCATCAGCCCGTTCAGTCTACCACAGGATAAATGTCCACAAACTCACAATCAAATCAGCAACAGT ATGCCAAATGGAGAGGCTACAGACATGGAGATTCCAGGAAAGTCCAGCTCGGAGGATGAGCCCCAAGGAGCTGCATTCTTAGGAGGAGAATCCCTCATGG TGGAGAATTCCCAGCTGGACTTGGACAGCGTGGTTGGACCAGGCCTTAGCAGTCTTAGCAATGATGAAGCAGCCATGGCAGTGATCATGAGCCTCCTGGAGACGGACACAAACTTGGGCGAGGCTGTGGACTTTGAAGAGATGCACTGGTCTTCATAG